From a single Accipiter gentilis chromosome 8, bAccGen1.1, whole genome shotgun sequence genomic region:
- the GNG5 gene encoding guanine nucleotide-binding protein G(I)/G(S)/G(O) subunit gamma-5, translated as MSGSSNVAAMKKVVQQLRLEASVTRVKVSQAAADLKQFCLQNAQHDPLLTGVSSSTNPFRPQKVCSFL; from the exons ATGTCGGGCTCCTCCAACGTGGCGGCCATGAAGAAGGTGGTGCAGCAGCTGCGCCTGGAGGCCAGCGTGACTCGCGTGAAG GTTTCTCAGGCTGCAGCAGACTTGAAGCAGTTCTGCCTGCAGAACGCGCAACATGATCCCCTACTGACAGGAGTATCATCAAGTACAAATCCATTCAGACCCCAGAAAGTCTGTTCATTTTTGTAA